From the genome of Papaver somniferum cultivar HN1 chromosome 2, ASM357369v1, whole genome shotgun sequence, one region includes:
- the LOC113349484 gene encoding 60S ribosomal protein L22-3-like, whose protein sequence is MSQVKKMAAQKGGKKKGSSFTIDCAKPVEDKIMDIASLEKFLQERIKVGGKAGALGDEITIVRDKSKITVNSNNPLSKRYMKYLTKKYLKKHNVRDWLRVIASSKDRNVYELRYFNIAENEAEEED, encoded by the exons atgagtcAAGTGAAGAAAATGGCTGCCCAGAAAGGAGGTAAGAAGAAAGGATCAAGTTTCACAATTGATTGTGCAAAACCAGTTGAAGATAAGATTATGGATATCGCTTCTTTGGAGAAGTTTTTACAAGAAAGAATCAAAGTTGGTGGTAAAGCTGGTGCTCTTGGTGATGAAATCACTATTGTTCGTGATAAGAGCAAGATTACTGTTAACTCCAACAACCCTTTGTCCAAGAG GTACATGAAGTATCTGACCAAGAAATACTTGAAGAAGCACAATGTCAGGGATTGGTTGAGAGTCATTGCATCCAGCAAAGACCGTAATGTGTATGAATTGCGATACTTCAACATTGCTGAAAACGAAGCTGAGGAAGAGGATTAG